One Elusimicrobiota bacterium genomic region harbors:
- a CDS encoding MotA/TolQ/ExbB proton channel family protein: protein MFESLDFFQLVTKGGYTIVVLILCSIVSVAIVIDKFIAISRIKSLSQKEMDNIKAAVESGDINTAKEISQKNKTLLGEVLIEGLKNKNGIAIKEAVLRKISQKTLSLEKYLSAVGTIGAITPFIGLLGTVIGIMRAFHDLGKYGVGNPSIVSAGIAEALVATAAGLLVAIPSVLLYNYFSKSINHIMVEIENYALEILSPIIYK, encoded by the coding sequence ATGTTCGAATCATTGGATTTTTTTCAACTTGTAACTAAGGGTGGATATACAATTGTTGTATTAATCTTGTGCTCGATAGTTTCTGTTGCAATTGTAATTGATAAATTTATAGCTATTTCCAGAATAAAATCATTATCTCAGAAAGAGATGGATAATATTAAAGCTGCAGTTGAAAGCGGGGATATAAATACAGCAAAGGAAATTTCCCAGAAAAATAAAACGTTGTTGGGTGAAGTATTAATTGAAGGTTTAAAAAATAAAAATGGTATTGCTATTAAAGAAGCAGTATTAAGAAAAATATCCCAAAAGACATTATCTCTTGAAAAATACCTTTCAGCTGTCGGAACAATAGGTGCAATTACGCCCTTTATAGGGCTTTTGGGAACTGTTATTGGAATTATGCGGGCATTTCACGATTTAGGTAAATATGGTGTTGGAAATCCGTCAATTGTTTCAGCAGGAATTGCCGAAGCGCTTGTTGCAACAGCGGCAGGGCTTTTGGTTGCGATACCTTCCGTTTTACTATATAATTATTTTTCAAAAAGCATAAATCATATTATGGTTGAAATTGAAAATTACGCGCTGGAAATTTTAAGCCCAATAATATACAAGTAA
- a CDS encoding ABC transporter permease subunit: MNDIIPIIRYTVKENIRHKIFYVLVLFTFAIIGANILFGVLAGDEQVRLLLDLGLGAIEIFGLLVAIFVAVSLILEEVESKTIYLLLSRPLKRFKYILGRYFGMILTVIVGLCIMVVLHLGFLLAIGWEVDKVYFISIVGIILKIILISTVALFFSLFSTSAVASIVFTIFFWILGHFGVELKFLASKISNIFIKVIVKFFFYIIPNFQYLNFRDRIDVGSMNLVVPVIYTVVYSTVCIILCSILFSKKEF, from the coding sequence ATGAATGATATAATTCCTATTATCCGGTATACGGTGAAAGAAAACATAAGACATAAGATTTTTTATGTTTTAGTGTTATTTACGTTTGCTATTATTGGTGCTAATATACTTTTTGGAGTGCTTGCCGGTGACGAGCAGGTAAGGCTTCTTCTGGATTTAGGGCTTGGCGCTATTGAGATATTCGGACTCCTGGTTGCCATATTCGTTGCTGTATCACTGATACTTGAGGAAGTTGAATCAAAAACCATTTACCTTTTATTGTCCAGGCCGTTAAAACGTTTCAAATATATTTTAGGCAGATATTTTGGTATGATTTTAACAGTTATTGTGGGTCTTTGTATTATGGTTGTGTTGCATCTGGGATTCCTGCTTGCAATCGGCTGGGAAGTTGATAAAGTTTATTTTATTTCTATAGTTGGAATAATATTGAAAATAATATTAATTTCTACAGTTGCGCTTTTCTTTTCACTGTTTTCTACTTCTGCCGTGGCATCAATAGTTTTTACCATTTTTTTCTGGATACTGGGGCATTTTGGTGTGGAACTTAAATTTTTAGCTTCTAAAATTAGCAATATTTTTATAAAAGTAATAGTAAAGTTTTTCTTTTACATTATTCCTAATTTCCAGTATTTAAATTTTAGGGACAGGATAGATGTCGGCAGTATGAATTTGGTAGTTCCTGTTATTTATACTGTTGTTTATTCAACAGTATGTATAATTTTATGTTCAATTCTTTTTTCAAAAAAAGAATTTTAA
- a CDS encoding ABC transporter ATP-binding protein: MSAIEIRNLTKIYKKKRLINAKKFLAVDNLSLEIAEGEIFGFLGPNGSGKTTTIKLLLGLLFPTEGNCFIFGEKIPSLLASSKIGYLPEIPYLYKYLTPREILRLYGAISHIPGNVLNNRIDETIDIVKLKTVRDVRLGEFSKGMLQRVGVAQALLHKPELLILDEPFTGLDPIGLKDMRDVILKLKGEGKTVFFSSHIISEAEKICNRVAIIYKGKLLRVVKMNEIQPGSLEDIFISEVSKAELQ; encoded by the coding sequence ATGAGTGCAATAGAGATAAGAAATCTTACTAAAATTTACAAAAAAAAGCGGCTTATTAATGCTAAGAAATTTCTTGCAGTTGATAATTTAAGTCTTGAAATTGCAGAGGGAGAGATTTTTGGTTTTTTGGGACCCAATGGCAGCGGTAAAACAACTACGATAAAACTTCTCCTGGGGCTTCTTTTTCCTACAGAAGGCAATTGTTTTATATTCGGCGAAAAAATCCCGTCACTATTAGCTTCATCAAAAATAGGTTATCTTCCCGAAATCCCGTATCTTTATAAATACCTGACTCCCAGGGAAATTTTACGGCTTTACGGAGCGATATCGCATATTCCGGGAAATGTTTTAAATAATCGTATTGATGAAACTATTGATATTGTTAAACTTAAAACAGTAAGAGATGTTCGTCTTGGTGAATTTTCAAAAGGAATGCTTCAGAGAGTCGGCGTTGCACAAGCTTTGCTTCATAAACCTGAGCTTCTTATACTGGACGAACCGTTTACCGGTCTTGACCCGATCGGGTTAAAAGATATGCGTGATGTTATTTTAAAACTTAAAGGTGAAGGTAAAACAGTATTTTTTTCATCGCATATAATTTCAGAAGCTGAGAAAATATGTAATCGTGTTGCCATTATTTACAAGGGGAAACTTTTAAGAGTTGTAAAAATGAACGAAATACAACCGGGTTCTTTAGAAGACATTTTTATTTCAGAAGTAAGCAAAGCAGAATTACAATGA
- a CDS encoding alanine--glyoxylate aminotransferase family protein: MFKKQYLMIPGPTMVPERILRAMVREMINHRGSEFVKILGNVTAGAKKCFKTNNDLLIIPSSGTGGMEAAIVNILSEGDDVLVLNIGAFGSRFVKILKAFRANVDELKFERGKAADIETVENKLKSKKYKAVFFQQNETSTGVLNDVKALAKVIKKYDALVIVDAVSGLITADLRTDEWGLDVVVAASQKAFMLPPGLSFVSFSKKAWEYYSKAKMPKFYWDFKSMKDFADKGQNPFTPPVSLYYGLEEALNMIEEEGLENVFERHKQLRDFAREGLKKLGLKLLASDDVASCAVTSVFPPEGVAADDLRKKVKEKYGVVLAGGQEELKGKIFRIGHLGYCCEMDVKVALNSIKEEIGK, translated from the coding sequence ATGTTTAAGAAGCAATATCTGATGATTCCCGGACCGACAATGGTGCCGGAACGGATTTTACGGGCAATGGTTCGCGAGATGATAAATCACCGTGGTTCCGAATTTGTGAAAATTCTGGGTAATGTTACTGCCGGTGCAAAAAAATGTTTTAAGACAAACAACGATTTACTTATAATTCCGTCATCAGGAACAGGCGGAATGGAAGCAGCGATTGTTAACATACTTTCCGAAGGCGATGATGTGCTTGTTCTAAATATCGGTGCGTTCGGTTCCCGGTTTGTTAAAATATTGAAAGCATTTCGTGCTAATGTCGACGAGTTAAAATTTGAAAGAGGTAAAGCTGCTGATATTGAAACCGTTGAAAATAAGTTGAAATCAAAAAAATATAAGGCAGTATTTTTCCAGCAGAACGAAACATCTACCGGTGTGTTGAACGATGTAAAAGCTTTAGCTAAAGTTATTAAAAAATACGATGCCTTGGTTATTGTTGATGCCGTCTCAGGTCTTATTACTGCAGATTTAAGGACAGATGAGTGGGGATTGGACGTTGTTGTAGCAGCTTCCCAAAAGGCATTTATGTTACCGCCCGGACTTTCATTCGTTTCGTTTTCTAAGAAAGCGTGGGAATACTATTCAAAGGCAAAAATGCCGAAATTTTACTGGGATTTTAAATCAATGAAAGATTTTGCGGATAAAGGACAAAACCCGTTTACTCCGCCTGTATCACTTTATTACGGACTAGAAGAAGCATTAAATATGATTGAAGAAGAGGGGCTTGAGAATGTATTTGAGAGGCATAAGCAATTACGGGATTTTGCACGTGAAGGTTTGAAAAAATTGGGATTAAAATTACTCGCTTCCGATGACGTTGCATCGTGTGCCGTTACATCTGTTTTCCCTCCTGAAGGTGTTGCTGCTGATGATTTAAGAAAAAAAGTCAAAGAAAAATATGGTGTTGTTCTGGCAGGCGGGCAGGAAGAGCTTAAAGGAAAAATATTTAGAATAGGGCATCTTGGTTATTGTTGTGAGATGGATGTAAAGGTTGCCTTGAATTCAATAAAAGAAGAAATAGGAAAATGA